The following proteins are co-located in the Caldisericum sp. genome:
- a CDS encoding methyltransferase domain-containing protein — TQIKKVYGLDIDEDALEVAKERGLEVYRCSIVDDCVEKIGRKFDVVIIGAVLHHLVSETRSGSIELARKALLNSVYLLKDDGYLVILEPTFEPFWLLTFVFYLKRFLSLFTSKRITIFNYWNNIGPPVVSYFSNSKLVSIIESSKNLLILKTFFKERDLSFLQKLFFLRSYEATIIAKKCY; from the coding sequence AACTCAAATAAAGAAAGTTTATGGATTAGACATAGATGAAGATGCTCTGGAAGTGGCTAAAGAAAGAGGCTTAGAGGTTTATAGATGCTCTATTGTCGACGATTGTGTAGAGAAAATTGGTCGGAAATTTGACGTTGTAATAATTGGAGCAGTTTTACACCACTTAGTTTCCGAAACTCGTAGTGGTTCAATTGAGCTTGCAAGGAAAGCGTTATTAAACTCTGTTTATTTATTAAAGGATGATGGCTACTTGGTTATATTAGAGCCTACTTTTGAGCCCTTTTGGCTTCTTACATTTGTTTTCTACCTTAAACGTTTTCTGAGCCTGTTTACATCTAAAAGAATAACCATTTTTAACTACTGGAATAATATAGGACCTCCGGTCGTTTCTTACTTCTCCAATAGCAAACTGGTCAGCATAATTGAATCTTCCAAGAATTTGCTAATTCTTAAAACATTTTTTAAGGAAAGAGACTTAAGTTTTCTTCAGAAGTTATTTTTCCTAAGAAGTTACGAAGCTACTATAATTGCAAAAAAATGCTATTAG